TAAGAGAGACACTTTGCACCAGCGccctcatgtggcagctcactgctcccccaagagggatgggtcaaatgcagaaaactaATGTTCCCACTGTGGAACTAATAAGGAAATTCCAAATGCCTTTAAAGAtacatacatttaaaattaaTGAAGAGCTTTTTGGCTTTTTGAAATTCTAACTGACCTGAACTTctgagaagagggagggaggttaAACAGGTTGATCATATTGCGTTGTGAAGATTATTAAATGTGTCTAATTCCCTGTAACAAACTGTCTTAATTACTCCTTACTCTGAATACACACCATATTCTACAGTCCACCATCAGAAAATTGGAGGACATAGTCTTTATACATTACACTGATTCATCGTCTCTCTTTCAATAAGGACCCATTCTACATTATGTGTCAACCATAACCCTAAAACCACATCGTTTAAAAGTGATTTTACACTTAGGCAATAAGGAAGAACACTAACTGActattttttattgtcattcccTTTCCCCCTTTTATGAGGCAAGAAAGAAGGCTTCTCCCTTTTTTGCCTGACAGGGTGCCTGTTTTGAAAACATGTGGCCTGGGAATAATTGGGTTACAACTTTGGTtttggagctagagtccagagtccatgaggcagagacaaccactgaacaatctaggtgaaatgtcaaatatataaaacagaaataggACAAagcataagatattaattgcagggcatacatcataaatcatataataactgcgtagaataaggaagaaacaattttccaatacagtacatactgtacacgcatATATACATCCATTATGTTTCAGTTCTTGTTTTAAACAATGTAGTTTTCTCTACACACTGGACTGCACCAATTTTCAtacttctcttctctttctctaatCAAGTGAATTTCACTCACCTGTGCCCGTTACTTCCATAGATGCTCACCTGGTTCATTTTTTCCTCACTGGATCATTGCCTGTTTTTACCTGCTGCTACTGACTGTCCAGGGTGTGAGGGATGTAGAATACGGTAGGTGGCGGTAGTGCAACTGTATGAATACAAGCCGCCGTAAAatactgaagaagaagaaaagaacacCACCGAAGAAGATAAAGACGAGGCGGGAGTCTGTGAAATCCGGTGTCTTTGTTCCGCCATCGTAGAGGTCATagagcacagagctgctttaGCAACGAGGATCCAAATGGATCAGTACAAACTCAaaatgaaagaagaggaggtggaCGTTCATCTAGACCAAAATGAGAGCGAtacggagcagcaggacccgagtttaactgAGCGGAACCGGGCTATTAGCAGAATAaagatggagcagcaggacccgagtttaaccgaacCGGACCGCTCCATtagcggaataaaggaggagcagcaggaccggtccattagcggaataaaggaggagcagaaggacccgagtttaaccgaaccggaccggtccattagcggaataaaggaggaaaagcaggacccgagtttaaccgaaccggaccggtccattagcggaataaaggaggagcagcaggacccgagtttaaccgaaccggaccggtccattagcggaataaagatggagcagcaggacccgagtttaaccgaaccggaccggtccattagcggaataaaggaggagcagcaggacccgagtttaaccgaacCGGACCGCTCCATtagcggaataaaggaggagcagcaggaccccgACCACGCTGGTGCCACAGATGAACAGGTCGGTGCTGATTTACTGCTAAAAGCGGTTCATAGCGACACTAATTCAAATATGTCGGTGTTctgtgacagaacagaggaaaagcaggctgcagatgtgtggacacacacagacgctgctctgcagagTAAAGGGTCCTTTGTTCTCTGCTAATAGAAACTGGCCATGTGTTTGTTAGATTTATTGTAGCAACCACAGGCTTGAGATGCTAACGTGGCGGAGGTGCAGCTAAATATCAGCTAATTAAACTTGTTATAGATGGATCAGTTCTGTTGTAATGTTGTGAAACTGGTCTTAAGTCTGTTTGTTCAGAATCTTAATGCCCTAAATTTCTTGCCAGAGGGCAGGACCTTAAACGCACCATGTCCTGCCTGTGtgcacactgctgctgctgtattgACCGTGTGAAGTGTAGATCTGTGTGGAGGTAATGACCCTCCGTGGAGCCGCCTTGTGCTCTGTGCAGAAGAAGACTCCTCTATCAGTCTGCCCGTTAGTGTTGTATTGaagtctgagctgaagctggcAAAGCGTCCCTGCTGTTCCACAGGCTAAATGCATGGAAGCCGTGGCAGGAGTGTCTTCTGTCCATCTGTTAACTCTGTATGTGAACTGAAATGGATCCATTGTGAGGCAGGACAGGACATTTCATTATGGCAAACTTCAAAACAACTGATCAGTAGATGTTGAAACTGATGCTGCTAGTCTTTCTCTGACAGTGGTACAATTGTGGCCGGCTTGAGGAGGCGATTCAGTATCAGCTTTACTGCCATCAGTGCATCAAAACGTGAGAAGATCTGCTTCAGTTGCTGTGTGTTGCTGGGTTTATAGTGTTTTAGGTGCTGCCACGCCTgctgtgtgatgttgctgaGGTTTAGTTCCTCTGCCagagttctgctgctgtgggtgtTTGTTGGGTCTGACCTTTGTAGTTGGTCATTTCCTGTATGCCAACATTCCACATCTGCCGTGGGTCATTGTCTGTGAAGTGGCCCGCTACCTTCCTTTTATACATCTCCTTGGCATGTTTCATGCCCCTTCTAAGGTTAGCTCTATCAGTGCTGTACAGTGTCGCCTACTTTGAATGCCAGATCGTGGGCTCTGATCAGAGTCTGAACTTCGCTGGTCATCCAGGGTTTCCTATTTGGGAAAGTCCTTATTTGTTTGTCTACAGTGACATTTTCTACTTGGGTCTCAACGTATAAAAGCacagtctctgtctgtgtttcaatGTCTTGATGTcttcttcacttgtttgttCCAACAACAATCCACGGTGCTCCGGGGGTTCTTGCTAGCTCTGGTGGGGATATTGTTCTCATCGTCTTCAGTGTCAGAATTAAGCAGTATCACAATTACTTTGTCACGTGCATTCTCGCTGTTTTGTTGACGTTTTTCTCTTGGCGGAGGGAGGTGGTACCAAGCTCCTTACTCGTCTATTCCCTGACGAACAGGCTTTTTCTTCTCAACTTCCTTAGGTGCTGattgttttgggttttgttgAAAACAGCAACTTCTGCGTGCTTGGAATATAACCATAAGTGAAATGTCTTTACTGTCTCTACAATGagccatttatttaaggcaAAATGAAGAACCCAGTCTGTGGGCTCTGTCCATCCAACGCGAAGTCAACCACATATGGGCTCTTCCTTTAAAAGAAATAGCTGTAATGTAAGTCCGGTAGCAAGAGGACACTGAAGCAGCTCAAGGATAATAATGACAATGACTTGAAGGCACATACAAACTGCAAACCTCAACAACTTTTAGACAGATCGGCACAGTGTAAACATCTAGGCTATGTTCGGCGGCATGAAACCCATAAACCGGTAAAATTAGCCGCACTTCTTTAAGCTGCAGGGTTCAAAGCGCtggaaaaaaagtaataaatacttaaaaaataatataGCATACATACATAATATAGCTATATTATAAACTAGAAAATAGGTTGTGAGCTAAAAAGTTGGGTAATTTTCACTACACACTCAAAATCAGTGCAGTTACCTTACAGGTTAAAATGTTCTCTATTGCACTGTTTCCTaattttcttctcttctgtaTCTGTCACTTTAGgaacacagaggaaaaacagattCAAGGCTGTATCTTTGTCAGCAATGTAGCCAGGCCCCTAATGGACCATCAAAGCCAAAAAATCATCAAAAGGGTCCttctggagagaaaccatacagcTCTGAACAGTGTGGTAAAACCTTCTCTGCAAAAAGAAACTTAAGGACCCAGCATCAAATGTATACTGGAGAAGAACCACACACGTGCATACAATGTGGTGTAGCTTTCTACAGGTCAACGGATTCGAAAATGTACTTTTGTGTTcgcactggagagaaaccatactcatgtaaacagtgtggaaaagctttctctcaaCTTAGGCATCTACAGGCACACAAATGTAATCACattggagagaaaccttactcatgtgaacagtgtggaaaatcaTTCTCTCAGCTTAGTCATGTACAGGCACACCAatgtattcacactggagagaagcctctttcatgtaaacagtgtggaaaagctttctctcacAGAAGTAGTTTACGTGTacacaaacgtgttcacactggagagaaaccttactcttgtgaacagtgtggaaaagcattctctcataATGGTAATTTACGGgcacaccaacgtattcacactggagcaAAGCCTctttcatgtgaacagtgtggaaaagctttctctcgCAGCAGTAGTTTACGTGTACAcaaacgtattcacactggagagaaaccttactcttgtaaacagtgtggaaaagcattctctcataATGGTAATTTCCGGGCACATCagcgtattcacactggagagaaaccctatttctgtgaacagtgtggaaaagcgtttCTTCAGCTCAGTCATTTGCAGGTacacaaacgtgttcacactggagagaagccctattcatgtgaacagtgtggacaAGCGTTTGCGAAGCTCAGTAGTTTGCAGGTACACAAATGTGTTGAGCTTCGAAGCTGTATCTCTGTAGCCAGGCC
This Betta splendens chromosome 14, fBetSpl5.4, whole genome shotgun sequence DNA region includes the following protein-coding sequences:
- the LOC114869914 gene encoding zinc finger protein 883-like; its protein translation is MDQYKLKMKEEEVDVHLDQNESDTEQQDPSLTERNRAISRIKMEQQDPSLTEPDRSISGIKEEQQDRSISGIKEEQKDPSLTEPDRSISGIKEEKQDPSLTEPDRSISGIKEEQQDPSLTEPDRSISGIKMEQQDPSLTEPDRSISGIKEEQQDPSLTEPDRSISGIKEEQQDPDHAGATDEQEHRGKTDSRLYLCQQCSQAPNGPSKPKNHQKGPSGEKPYSSEQCGKTFSAKRNLRTQHQMYTGEEPHTCIQCGVAFYRSTDSKMYFCVRTGEKPYSCKQCGKAFSQLRHLQAHKCNHIGEKPYSCEQCGKSFSQLSHVQAHQCIHTGEKPLSCKQCGKAFSHRSSLRVHKRVHTGEKPYSCEQCGKAFSHNGNLRAHQRIHTGAKPLSCEQCGKAFSRSSSLRVHKRIHTGEKPYSCKQCGKAFSHNGNFRAHQRIHTGEKPYFCEQCGKAFLQLSHLQVHKRVHTGEKPYSCEQCGQAFAKLSSLQVHKCVELRSCISVARPSPNHRQRKSSS